A section of the Leminorella richardii genome encodes:
- the artP gene encoding arginine ABC transporter ATP-binding protein ArtP, whose amino-acid sequence MSIHLKNINCFYGTHQALFDISLDCPSGETLVLLGPSGAGKSSLIRVLNLLEMPRSGQLSIAGNNFDFSVPPSEGAVRELRRNVGMVFQQYNLWPHLTVMQNLTEAPCRVLGLSREAAVARAEKLLARLRLGEFSARYPLHLSGGQQQRVAIARALMMEPQILLFDEPTAALDPEITAQVVGIIRELADTGITQVIVTHEVDFAKKTASRVVYMEQGRIVEYGDAQAFTQPQTEAFAGYLSH is encoded by the coding sequence ATGAGTATTCACTTAAAAAACATTAACTGCTTTTACGGCACGCATCAGGCGCTGTTTGATATCTCACTGGACTGCCCAAGCGGCGAGACGCTGGTGCTGCTGGGCCCCAGCGGCGCAGGTAAAAGCTCACTGATCCGGGTGCTCAACCTGCTGGAAATGCCGCGTTCTGGCCAGCTTTCCATTGCCGGTAACAATTTTGACTTTAGCGTTCCCCCTTCCGAAGGGGCCGTGCGTGAGTTACGCCGTAACGTTGGCATGGTGTTTCAACAGTACAACCTGTGGCCTCATCTGACGGTAATGCAAAATCTGACTGAAGCCCCCTGTCGCGTGCTTGGTCTATCAAGAGAGGCGGCTGTTGCCCGTGCAGAAAAGCTGCTGGCGCGCCTGAGGCTGGGTGAGTTCAGCGCTCGCTATCCGCTGCACCTTTCCGGTGGGCAGCAGCAGCGGGTGGCTATTGCCCGAGCGCTCATGATGGAACCGCAAATTCTGCTGTTTGATGAGCCGACTGCTGCACTGGATCCTGAAATCACCGCCCAAGTTGTCGGCATTATTCGCGAGCTGGCCGATACCGGCATTACGCAGGTTATCGTGACCCACGAAGTGGACTTCGCTAAGAAAACCGCCAGCCGCGTCGTTTATATGGAGCAGGGGCGCATCGTCGAATACGGCGACGCTCAGGCGTTTACCCAGCCGCAAACCGAAGCGTTTGCCGGCTATCTTTCTCACTAA
- the artJ gene encoding arginine ABC transporter substrate-binding protein encodes MKKLLIASLIAGMSLSAAAAEKIRFATEASYPPFEFMDANNQIQGFDIDLANALCKEMQAECTFSHQGFDSLVPGLKFRRFDAAIAAMDVTPERQQQVAFTNTYYDNSAQFIAIKGKVADLNALKGQRVGMQNGTTHQKFLLDKHADMKPVAYDSYQNAILDLKSGRINAVFGDTAVVAEWLKKNDDLTTVGDKINDDAYFGTGFAIAVNQKNTDLRDRLNAALEKIKQNGAYQAVYDKWFQK; translated from the coding sequence ATGAAAAAACTGCTGATCGCCTCGCTAATCGCCGGAATGAGCCTGTCCGCCGCTGCGGCAGAAAAAATCCGCTTTGCGACCGAAGCCTCCTACCCTCCGTTTGAGTTTATGGACGCTAACAACCAAATCCAGGGCTTTGATATCGACTTGGCTAATGCACTGTGTAAAGAGATGCAGGCCGAGTGTACTTTCTCTCACCAAGGCTTTGACAGTTTGGTTCCCGGCCTGAAGTTCCGCCGCTTTGATGCCGCTATCGCCGCGATGGACGTGACGCCAGAGCGCCAGCAGCAGGTTGCTTTTACCAATACCTACTACGACAACTCTGCCCAGTTTATCGCTATCAAGGGTAAAGTTGCCGATCTTAACGCTCTGAAAGGCCAGCGTGTCGGCATGCAAAACGGTACTACTCACCAGAAGTTCCTGTTGGATAAGCACGCAGACATGAAGCCTGTCGCCTATGACAGCTACCAGAACGCGATCCTCGATCTGAAAAGCGGCCGCATTAACGCCGTCTTCGGTGATACCGCGGTTGTGGCTGAATGGCTGAAGAAAAACGACGACTTGACCACTGTTGGCGACAAGATCAATGACGATGCCTATTTCGGCACCGGCTTCGCTATTGCGGTCAACCAAAAGAATACCGATCTGCGCGACAGGCTAAACGCTGCGCTGGAAAAGATTAAGCAAAACGGCGCCTATCAGGCCGTTTATGACAAGTGGTTTCAAAAGTAA
- the nikR gene encoding nickel-responsive transcriptional regulator NikR, with protein MQRITISIDDDLMEEIDSIIKKKNYQNRSEAIRDLARAGIQNSSFAVEGNPPCVGALVYVYDHDSRELSKRLTRTFHEQHDLTLASLHVHLDHGSCMEVSMLKGEADRVSQLAEQVITERGVRYGKLILVPDNTAGHDHHHEHSHHHDESDSHD; from the coding sequence ATGCAGCGCATTACTATCTCTATAGACGACGATCTGATGGAAGAAATCGATAGTATTATCAAGAAGAAAAACTATCAGAATCGTTCCGAAGCCATTCGGGATTTGGCGCGGGCGGGCATTCAGAATTCGTCTTTTGCGGTAGAGGGAAATCCCCCCTGTGTAGGGGCTCTGGTTTATGTGTACGATCACGATTCCAGAGAGCTTTCCAAACGCCTGACGCGCACGTTTCACGAACAGCACGATCTGACATTGGCCAGCCTGCACGTACACCTCGATCACGGCAGCTGCATGGAAGTCTCTATGCTGAAAGGGGAGGCCGACAGGGTTAGCCAGCTGGCGGAACAGGTGATTACTGAGCGCGGCGTCAGGTACGGCAAGCTGATTTTGGTGCCGGATAATACCGCTGGCCACGACCATCACCACGAACATTCTCATCATCACGACGAGTCTGATTCTCACGACTAA
- the artM gene encoding arginine ABC transporter permease ArtM, with amino-acid sequence MLDYLPDVMQGLHVSLLLTLISLIIALFLALLFTVVLTLKTPVITQLVKGYITLFTGTPLLVQIFLIYYGPGQFESLQKYPALWNLISQPWLCAIAALALNSAAYSTLLFHGALKAIPDGQWQSCQSLGMSQGQTLRILLPYAFKRALSSYSNEVVLVFKSTSLAFTITMMDVMGYSQLMYGRTYDVMVYGAAGIIYLCVNGLLTLMMRMVEKKALAFEQR; translated from the coding sequence GTGCTGGACTACTTGCCCGATGTGATGCAGGGGCTGCACGTCAGCCTGCTGTTAACGCTGATTTCATTAATTATTGCCCTGTTTTTGGCGCTTCTGTTCACTGTCGTGCTCACGCTGAAAACGCCGGTCATTACCCAACTGGTGAAAGGCTATATTACGCTGTTTACCGGTACTCCGCTGCTGGTGCAGATCTTTCTGATTTACTATGGCCCCGGCCAGTTTGAAAGCCTGCAAAAATACCCAGCGCTGTGGAATCTGATCTCTCAGCCTTGGCTTTGTGCGATCGCCGCGCTGGCTCTTAACAGCGCAGCGTATTCTACCTTGCTGTTTCACGGAGCGCTTAAGGCGATTCCTGACGGTCAGTGGCAGTCGTGCCAATCTCTCGGCATGTCTCAAGGACAAACGCTGCGCATTCTGCTGCCTTACGCCTTTAAGCGTGCGCTGTCGTCCTACTCTAACGAAGTAGTGTTAGTGTTTAAAAGTACCTCGCTAGCGTTCACCATTACTATGATGGACGTGATGGGCTATAGCCAATTGATGTACGGTCGCACCTACGACGTGATGGTTTACGGCGCGGCGGGGATTATCTACCTGTGCGTCAACGGCCTACTGACGCTGATGATGAGAATGGTTGAGAAGAAGGCGCTGGCGTTTGAACAGCGTTAA
- the artQ gene encoding arginine ABC transporter permease ArtQ: protein MNEIFPLASATLMTVSLAVCSLALGLVLAMLFAVWESVRLRAVAFIGTLVVTVLRGLPEILVVLFIYFGASQLLITLADGFTLFGVVIQLNIENFDVSPFLCGVIALSLLYAAYGSQTLRGALKAVPRGQWESGQALGLGKAAIFFRLIMPQMWRHALPGLGNQWLVLLKDTALVSLISVNDLMMQTKSIAIRTQEPFNWFIIAMLIYLVITLISQRLLAYIEQRITRFERRA, encoded by the coding sequence ATGAATGAGATATTTCCTCTGGCAAGCGCTACCCTGATGACGGTTAGCCTTGCCGTTTGCTCACTGGCTCTCGGGCTGGTGCTGGCTATGCTGTTCGCCGTTTGGGAATCCGTGCGCCTTCGCGCCGTGGCGTTTATTGGAACGCTGGTTGTTACCGTGCTGCGGGGGTTACCAGAAATTCTAGTGGTGCTGTTTATCTACTTCGGCGCTTCACAGCTTTTAATTACGCTGGCTGACGGCTTTACCCTGTTTGGCGTTGTCATTCAGCTTAACATTGAAAACTTCGATGTCAGTCCATTCCTGTGCGGCGTCATCGCCCTTTCCCTGCTGTACGCCGCCTACGGCTCTCAGACCCTACGCGGCGCACTGAAAGCCGTTCCTCGCGGGCAATGGGAGTCAGGTCAAGCGCTTGGTCTTGGTAAAGCGGCGATCTTCTTTCGCCTGATTATGCCGCAAATGTGGCGCCACGCCCTGCCCGGACTGGGCAACCAGTGGCTGGTGCTGCTGAAAGATACGGCTCTGGTATCCCTTATCAGCGTGAACGACCTGATGATGCAGACTAAAAGCATTGCTATCCGCACGCAGGAGCCTTTTAACTGGTTTATCATCGCGATGCTTATTTATCTGGTTATCACGCTGATAAGCCAGCGCCTGCTGGCCTATATCGAACAGCGGATCACCCGCTTTGAGCGGAGGGCATGA
- a CDS encoding MFS transporter: protein MKKLKNLRWYMILLVCFITIINYLDRTALGVAAPTIMETTGITKEQYSWIVSAFQLAYTVGQPIMGFFIDTVGLKLGFAICAVIWGLATMGHALTGSWQGLAAMRAIMGFSEASAIPAGVKTASIWFPAKERGIAAGVFNMGTSFGAMLAPPLIAWCILFHSWQFAFIVSGSLALIAAVIWYFCYKDPKDAKRLSEEERIYIESGQETHLKVEKREKTSIKNILKQRNFWGVGIARFLADPAWGTINFWVPIFFVETLHFSLKEIAMFVWLPFLMADLGCLASGFVAKFFNDRGITLINSRRITFTIGAVIMTTIGFVSIVENPYVAVLLISIGGFAHQLLSTVASTLGADLFKKNEVATAVGMAGACAWTGQLIFNIFIGAFVGIIGFGPFFIALAVFDLVGAIVLWIFIKEDTNEINNEPAALTH from the coding sequence ATGAAAAAACTCAAAAACTTAAGATGGTATATGATACTTCTGGTTTGTTTCATTACTATCATCAACTATCTGGATAGAACCGCGCTTGGTGTTGCCGCACCAACCATTATGGAAACGACAGGAATCACTAAAGAACAGTATTCATGGATTGTGAGTGCCTTCCAATTGGCCTATACCGTTGGCCAACCGATTATGGGATTCTTTATTGATACTGTTGGACTGAAACTCGGATTTGCTATTTGTGCGGTTATCTGGGGCTTGGCTACGATGGGGCACGCGCTAACGGGCTCTTGGCAGGGATTGGCTGCTATGCGCGCCATTATGGGATTCAGTGAGGCTTCCGCTATTCCTGCCGGTGTAAAAACGGCTTCAATATGGTTCCCGGCAAAAGAGAGGGGTATTGCTGCCGGGGTCTTTAACATGGGGACATCGTTTGGCGCAATGCTTGCTCCGCCTCTGATCGCCTGGTGTATTCTCTTCCATAGCTGGCAGTTCGCTTTTATCGTTTCAGGTAGTCTTGCTTTGATTGCCGCCGTTATTTGGTATTTTTGCTACAAAGATCCAAAAGATGCTAAGCGTCTTTCAGAAGAAGAACGCATTTATATTGAATCTGGGCAGGAAACTCATCTAAAAGTAGAGAAGCGTGAAAAAACCTCCATCAAAAATATTCTTAAACAGCGTAATTTTTGGGGTGTAGGCATTGCGCGTTTTCTGGCTGATCCAGCATGGGGTACCATTAACTTCTGGGTTCCTATTTTCTTTGTTGAAACGCTTCATTTTAGCCTCAAGGAAATTGCCATGTTTGTCTGGCTGCCATTCCTGATGGCTGACTTAGGCTGTCTGGCAAGTGGATTTGTTGCGAAATTCTTTAACGACCGCGGTATCACGCTGATTAACTCACGAAGGATCACATTCACTATCGGTGCTGTCATTATGACCACGATAGGGTTTGTCAGCATTGTTGAAAATCCCTATGTTGCGGTTCTTTTGATTAGCATTGGTGGTTTTGCCCATCAGTTGCTCTCTACCGTTGCGTCAACGCTGGGTGCCGACCTGTTTAAAAAGAATGAAGTCGCTACCGCTGTTGGCATGGCTGGTGCTTGTGCCTGGACTGGACAGCTTATTTTTAACATCTTCATCGGGGCATTTGTTGGAATTATTGGATTTGGGCCTTTCTTTATCGCCCTGGCTGTTTTTGATTTGGTTGGTGCTATTGTGCTTTGGATATTCATTAAGGAAGATACTAATGAAATCAACAATGAGCCAGCGGCGTTAACCCACTAA
- a CDS encoding phosphatase PAP2 family protein gives MSPIDYAIHLILSGILIVGVYQFYFFTQRHMLVKPREFNSAIDEKIPFWPWWSWIYSFLYYPAILYINWIVEDSRHFIMIVFSYIILLVMQMTFFSLFPVSTPKHWRTINTGKSWSEKFLLFVQKFDDSSNCFPSMHVSVATLTALLAYSTLGPWVFLFPVLIALSCTFTKQHYLLDLPAGAVLGWVAYEIHCLIM, from the coding sequence GTGAGTCCCATTGACTATGCTATTCACCTGATTCTTAGCGGCATTCTTATTGTTGGCGTTTATCAGTTCTACTTTTTTACCCAGCGTCACATGCTGGTCAAACCGCGCGAATTCAATTCGGCGATTGACGAAAAAATCCCCTTTTGGCCATGGTGGTCTTGGATTTACAGCTTTCTCTACTACCCGGCGATTCTGTACATCAACTGGATTGTGGAAGACTCTCGCCACTTCATCATGATCGTCTTTAGCTACATCATCCTTCTGGTGATGCAAATGACGTTCTTCTCTCTGTTCCCCGTTTCCACGCCTAAGCACTGGCGGACAATCAATACGGGCAAGAGCTGGTCTGAGAAATTCCTGCTATTTGTACAGAAGTTTGATGATTCATCCAACTGCTTCCCCAGCATGCACGTCTCTGTCGCTACGCTGACAGCGCTGTTGGCCTACAGCACTCTGGGCCCGTGGGTCTTCTTATTCCCTGTACTGATCGCCCTTTCCTGTACCTTTACCAAGCAGCACTACCTTCTCGACCTGCCCGCAGGCGCGGTACTGGGTTGGGTAGCCTATGAGATACACTGCTTGATTATGTAA